The nucleotide window GGATGATCGTCCACCATGACGCCGGCCGCGAGGGATCGACCCTGGAGATCGCCTGCTACCGCCTCGGCCGCCGCGACCGGCCCGAGGAGCCCGACGAGGAGTGCGGCCGGCTCGTGGCTCGATCCTCCACCATCCTCGACCCCGGCTCCTTCGAGCAGGGGCGGCTGGTGACCTTCACCGGCACCGTCGCCCCCGGCGGGGCGGCTCCCTCCGTCCCCCTCTTCGGCATCGGCGCGATCCACCTCTGGCCGCGCCCGCTGGAGCCGGCTTATTACCACTATCCCTACGGCTACGACCCCTGGTGCGATCCCTTCTGGGACTATCCCTACCGCCACCGGCACCGCTACCCCTGGCGCTGCTGGTAGGGGGCGGAAGACCGGGCACCGAAAAATGAGGAGGACCTGGGGTTTCTTCTGAAGGGACCGCAACCGGATGGGCGGGTCGGGCCTTTTTGAGCTTTTAGGGTGGGGGAGGGGCGGATGCCAGGGACTGCGCCGGGTTGGTGGCTGTGGCCGGGGGACATTCGGTATTCCTATCCCGAGGCCGCTGCCGCATCGGCGGTTTTGAGGGGGAGGGTGATCTGGAAGAGGGTCCCGCGGCCCGGTTCGCTTGTTATCCGGACCTCTCCGCCGTGGGCCTCCACGAATTGCTTGACGATGCTCAGGCCGATGCCCGTTCCGCGCAGGGCCGTGTTCGAGGAGTCGGCCCGGTAGAAGAGATCGAAGGCTCTCTCCGCCTGCTCCTGGCTCATGCCCATGCCCTGGTCGCTCACGGCAATCGTGTAACGGCCTTCGGTCGCCTCGCCGCAGACCTTTATCAAGCCGCCCTCGGGCGAGTACTTGACGGCGTTGGAAAGAAGGTTGCCCAGAACCTGGGCGATTCGGCCGTGATCGGCCTCCAGTTCGACCTGCTCTCGGGGCAGGTGAACTTCGAAGCGGTGTCTGCTGCTTCTGCGGCGAAACGTGTCCACGGCCTGTTGGATTAAATCGCCCACCGGAAAGACGGTTTTTTTCAAGGGCAGGGTCAGGCCCGATTCGACCTGGCTGAGGTTGAGCAGGTCGTCGATGATCCGGGAGAGGGCTTCGGCCTGGACGTGGATCTGGCCGATGAATTCTTTCCGGGCCTCGGGGCTGAACGGGGTGTTGTCCTGGTGCATCAGCAGTTCCGAATATCCCATGATCGCAGTGAGCGGAGTTTGCAGTTCATGAGTCGTCATGGCGACGAACTCGCTCTTCATGCGCTCGACTTCCCGCTCTCCGGTGACATCCTGCATGAGGAAAATGGACCCCTGGCTCTTCTCGAGCGGGAAGGTGCGGGTTTTGAAGATCCGGGGGTGCCTTGACGCGTCGCTCTCCAGGGAGAAGTCGAAATGGCCGTCCGCTCCTGTCCCTTTCAGGGCAGGGCCCAGACTGTCTTTCAGGGAGGTTTGCCTCAGCGCGGTTTCGATCGATTGTCCTTTTACCTTCTCCAGTTGAAGGCCGAGGGTCTGCTCGGCTGCGGGGTTCATCATCACGATCCGGCGGTGGCCGTCGGTGACCAGCATCCCGTCCTGCACCGACTCCAGGATCCCGGCTGTTTTCCGCCGGGTGGACTCGGTCTCCTCCAGGGCCAGCCGCAGGGAGTCCTCCGCCTTTTTACGCTCGGCCACCTCCTGCACCAACTGGCTGTTGGACTCGGTGAGCTGGGCGGTGCGCTCCCGGACCCGCTGCTCCAGCTCCTCCTTGGCCTTCTCCAGTTCGGCCTGGGCCAGTTCGCGGGCCTCGATGGTCTTTCTGGCCCTCGACAGGACCAGGAGGATGATAACCAGAAATGCGGCGGCGAGGGCCCCCTCCAGCAGGCTTGAACGGAAGGTGAGGGATTCCACCCCTCTTCGGTTTTCGGTGATGTCGTAGTAGACTTCGACCGCCCCGCCGAAGCCGTCTTCGGTCATGATCGGCACGTAGGTTTCGACCACGTCGATCGTTGTCGGCTGGTGCTCGGCGGTGAAGGAATCCTTCTGGACGACCTTGGAGTAGATTCCGCCCTTTGCGACGATTTCCCGAAAGTAGGCCTTCCGG belongs to Desulfuromonas sp. and includes:
- a CDS encoding ATP-binding protein produces the protein MLKIKFLRNILFLSAALALLFPLFNNLFTYPAYQELLTHETESEAVRYVKYLTHTLGLDKRRLEKGNLPAHITEEVGALRSDALLVKLRVFSPSGEIVHSSVPEEVGTVNRKAYFREIVAKGGIYSKVVQKDSFTAEHQPTTIDVVETYVPIMTEDGFGGAVEVYYDITENRRGVESLTFRSSLLEGALAAAFLVIILLVLSRARKTIEARELAQAELEKAKEELEQRVRERTAQLTESNSQLVQEVAERKKAEDSLRLALEETESTRRKTAGILESVQDGMLVTDGHRRIVMMNPAAEQTLGLQLEKVKGQSIETALRQTSLKDSLGPALKGTGADGHFDFSLESDASRHPRIFKTRTFPLEKSQGSIFLMQDVTGEREVERMKSEFVAMTTHELQTPLTAIMGYSELLMHQDNTPFSPEARKEFIGQIHVQAEALSRIIDDLLNLSQVESGLTLPLKKTVFPVGDLIQQAVDTFRRRSSRHRFEVHLPREQVELEADHGRIAQVLGNLLSNAVKYSPEGGLIKVCGEATEGRYTIAVSDQGMGMSQEQAERAFDLFYRADSSNTALRGTGIGLSIVKQFVEAHGGEVRITSEPGRGTLFQITLPLKTADAAAASG
- a CDS encoding Slp family lipoprotein yields the protein MKNALRIFGLVSAAAVLLGWGYPLPREATSEVNWEVEYAEVKADPGAFVGKTLLLGGMIVHHDAGREGSTLEIACYRLGRRDRPEEPDEECGRLVARSSTILDPGSFEQGRLVTFTGTVAPGGAAPSVPLFGIGAIHLWPRPLEPAYYHYPYGYDPWCDPFWDYPYRHRHRYPWRCW